A part of Flavobacteriaceae bacterium GSB9 genomic DNA contains:
- a CDS encoding T9SS type A sorting domain-containing protein, which translates to MEKKLLLVPILLFTLVLNAQNVKYWDFGAKELGAGYDNMMPLQYLNAFANYNRQIELTYEDQVYTPNEGFVNESGKSAPLIYATTFNANYAGVNFEVTSKGSASDPGGTLLSGGSELTKPKNLPDLDGATDFIFKRDSNSDRIYTVRNDITRYDERTELFDGVNVEEFPGCLQYTTPGEKRYDRQGGRGFQMQLEAGQHVYVMGAGQYTDIEGDGTLGFSTGYFQFIYEGTGTPVDEVDVGTGTGDPNGPIDNPNSGDESFRVMKFQAVDAGQYSLINRGGKIRVYRVYISDTDISSELEALLSVDDKIASPVSTDIRAIGNRVYVSNVKSNTEINIYSITGALVKSLKTDVNTEFEFNSGLYIATIKTAEGQKSVKFVTN; encoded by the coding sequence ATGGAAAAAAAATTACTATTAGTGCCAATATTACTTTTTACATTAGTGCTAAACGCACAAAATGTTAAGTATTGGGATTTTGGCGCCAAAGAATTAGGCGCAGGTTATGATAACATGATGCCTTTACAATACCTAAATGCCTTTGCAAATTATAATCGCCAAATAGAGTTAACTTATGAAGACCAAGTTTACACGCCTAATGAAGGTTTTGTAAATGAAAGTGGAAAGAGTGCGCCTCTTATTTATGCTACAACGTTTAACGCGAATTACGCAGGTGTCAATTTTGAGGTAACATCCAAAGGTTCGGCTTCAGATCCGGGAGGAACTTTGTTAAGTGGGGGCAGTGAATTAACTAAACCTAAAAACTTACCAGATTTAGATGGGGCTACTGACTTTATTTTCAAAAGAGATAGTAATAGTGATCGAATCTATACGGTTAGAAATGACATCACCCGTTATGATGAAAGAACAGAGTTGTTCGATGGTGTTAATGTGGAGGAGTTTCCTGGTTGTTTACAGTATACGACACCTGGTGAAAAGCGATATGACAGACAAGGGGGAAGAGGTTTCCAAATGCAATTAGAAGCTGGTCAGCATGTTTATGTTATGGGAGCAGGTCAATATACGGATATTGAAGGTGATGGGACTTTAGGTTTCAGTACTGGTTATTTTCAGTTTATATATGAAGGTACTGGTACACCAGTTGATGAGGTAGATGTAGGAACAGGTACTGGTGATCCAAATGGTCCAATCGACAACCCAAATTCAGGAGATGAATCTTTCAGAGTAATGAAGTTTCAAGCCGTGGATGCTGGTCAATATAGCTTAATTAACAGAGGAGGAAAAATTAGAGTGTACAGAGTTTATATTAGTGACACAGATATTAGTAGCGAACTTGAAGCATTGCTTAGTGTTGATGATAAAATCGCTTCTCCTGTTTCTACTGATATTAGAGCTATTGGAAACAGAGTATATGTTTCAAACGTTAAATCAAACACTGAAATTAACATCTATAGCATTACTGGAGCGTTAGTAAAATCATTAAAAACTGATGTTAACACAGAATTTGAATTTAACTCCGGTCTTTACATTGCAACTATTAAAACTGCTGAAGGACAAAAATCTGTGAAGTTTGTTACAAACTAG
- a CDS encoding RagB/SusD family nutrient uptake outer membrane protein, translating to MKKLLIILTVFGLWSCTNLDEEVYDTIVTDQYYQTEKQVLSAAGPAYKELRGLVQVGAAWGLNQLSSDEEILPTRGIHWNNGGIYRRLQQHTWTSEDGIINDSWKFVYNLVSNCNRLIYQFNLIEDKSEALITITNELRALRAFAYFYGMDAFGNIPIVDKFDVPNGYAPSTNSRKEVFDFVVSELEETLPNLSKEKDMTTYGRMNYYVVQSLLAKIYLNAEVYVGESMLDECLTACNDIIENGGFSLDNNYFANFAIENQGSPENIFVIPFDDTYTTEWGYMNQFQYWTLHFTANQTFGMEAGGWNGFCADPAFYRSYDEDDLRRNVWVVGPQYSTTGEVVYCNQELAGKPLSYSIDLTSLEGSFEDEGARLAKYDYTGAKNWTVSCDFAVIRYADILLMKAEALMRKNGGAATAEAVNLVNAVRNRAFADTTGKLYTTSTLTLEALLAERGWELAGEGWRRNDQIRFGTFTSGEWTFKSASPDTRNLFPIPQAQRNANPNLDQNPGY from the coding sequence ATGAAGAAATTACTTATCATATTAACTGTATTTGGGCTATGGTCTTGTACAAATCTAGATGAAGAGGTTTACGACACCATTGTAACCGATCAATATTACCAAACAGAAAAACAAGTGCTTTCTGCAGCTGGGCCGGCCTATAAAGAATTAAGAGGCCTGGTACAAGTTGGAGCAGCCTGGGGGCTTAATCAATTGTCTTCCGATGAAGAAATACTGCCTACCCGCGGTATTCACTGGAACAATGGCGGTATTTACAGACGTTTACAACAACATACATGGACAAGTGAAGACGGCATTATTAACGATTCCTGGAAGTTTGTTTATAATTTAGTTTCAAACTGCAATAGACTTATCTATCAATTTAATTTAATTGAAGATAAAAGTGAAGCATTAATTACCATTACAAATGAATTGAGAGCCCTTAGAGCTTTTGCATATTTTTATGGTATGGATGCCTTTGGGAACATTCCTATTGTAGATAAGTTTGATGTTCCTAATGGATACGCACCCTCAACGAATAGTAGAAAGGAAGTTTTTGATTTTGTGGTTAGCGAACTGGAAGAAACGTTACCTAATTTAAGTAAAGAAAAAGACATGACTACTTATGGGCGAATGAACTATTATGTTGTACAGTCGTTGTTAGCTAAAATTTACTTAAATGCTGAAGTTTATGTTGGGGAAAGTATGTTGGATGAATGTCTCACTGCTTGTAACGATATTATAGAAAACGGTGGCTTTTCTTTGGATAACAACTATTTTGCAAACTTTGCTATAGAAAACCAAGGATCGCCAGAGAATATCTTTGTTATTCCATTTGATGATACCTATACTACCGAATGGGGGTATATGAATCAATTTCAATACTGGACATTACATTTTACGGCAAACCAAACATTTGGAATGGAAGCTGGTGGCTGGAATGGGTTCTGTGCTGATCCTGCATTTTACAGATCTTATGATGAAGACGATTTGAGAAGAAATGTATGGGTGGTAGGCCCTCAATATTCAACAACGGGTGAGGTTGTATATTGTAACCAAGAGTTGGCTGGAAAACCCTTGTCTTATAGTATCGATTTAACTTCTTTGGAAGGCTCATTTGAAGATGAAGGAGCTCGTTTAGCAAAATACGATTACACAGGTGCTAAAAACTGGACGGTTTCGTGTGATTTTGCGGTTATTAGATATGCCGATATTTTACTCATGAAAGCAGAAGCGCTGATGAGAAAAAATGGAGGCGCAGCAACTGCTGAAGCCGTTAATTTAGTTAACGCTGTTCGTAATCGAGCATTTGCAGATACAACAGGGAAATTATATACAACCAGTACACTGACATTGGAAGCCTTATTAGCTGAAAGAGGTTGGGAGCTTGCCGGAGAAGGGTGGAGAAGAAACGATCAAATTCGTTTCGGTACGTTTACCTCAGGTGAATGGACTTTCAAATCTGCGTCTCCAGACACCCGAAATTTGTTTCCAATTCCTCAGGCTCAAAGAAATGCAAATCCTAACCTAGATCAAAATCCGGGTTATTAA
- a CDS encoding DNA mismatch repair protein MutS, whose translation MAFKVGDFVLVIDEELSGIVKAISGNTVKIETEEGFLLEFESEELVKKQSKESINSQLFSHSSINSVISEKEQSKRKQSTKKKPKERYTPPMEVDLHINQLVKSTRGMTNHDMLTLQLDTARHKLEFAIANRIQKVVFIHGVGEGVLKLELEYLFGRYNNVKFYDANYQKYGLGATEVYIYQNAPKH comes from the coding sequence ATGGCTTTTAAAGTTGGCGATTTTGTTTTGGTTATAGATGAAGAGCTCTCGGGAATAGTGAAAGCTATCTCTGGAAATACTGTCAAAATAGAAACTGAAGAAGGTTTTTTGCTTGAATTTGAAAGCGAAGAATTGGTTAAAAAGCAAAGTAAAGAATCTATTAACTCACAATTGTTTTCTCACTCGAGCATCAATTCGGTGATTTCTGAAAAAGAACAGTCAAAACGAAAACAATCTACAAAAAAGAAGCCCAAAGAACGCTATACGCCACCCATGGAAGTGGATTTGCACATTAACCAATTGGTGAAATCAACTCGTGGAATGACCAACCACGATATGCTAACACTTCAGTTGGATACGGCAAGGCATAAATTAGAATTCGCCATAGCTAACCGTATTCAAAAAGTAGTGTTCATACATGGAGTAGGTGAAGGGGTGTTAAAACTAGAGCTTGAGTACTTATTTGGTCGCTACAACAATGTGAAGTTTTACGATGCCAACTACCAAAAATACGGTTTAGGTGCCACCGAGGTCTACATTTACCAAAATGCACCCAAACACTAA
- a CDS encoding carboxypeptidase-like regulatory domain-containing protein, translating into MKAKLLLTTCLLFSIITIGFSQTATIKGIILDENNLPVENVNIKTNKDSGTKTNENGFYTIDIPINQDVTLRFTHISHKKIESSFNLKNGEVYEFNPVMSSSVEQIAAVVVSGDRRKEVEGIITLKPEAIRKIPGANAGVENLLMTLPGVSNNNELSTQYSVRGGNYDENLVYVNGIQVYRPFLVRSGQQEGLSFVNTNLVQNVDFSAGGFQAKYGDKLSSVLDITYKTPYQFEANADLSLLGGSLSVENISKDSKLTGIIGLRYRDNSLLVDAKETKTNFQPVFADAQAFFTYKFSNKFHLSFLGNAALNKYNYQPQTRQTNFGTLADPVALVVFYEGQEKDRYQTLFGAFNGSYFVNDDLTLKLTASTYHTTEEEYFDIFAQYRLGEVNNNIGDENLGEVEFSEGIGSQLTHGRNDLDALITNIEHKGDLKIDNNRIEWSVKYTNENIRDRLVEWEVIDSAGFSLRPPKTSVNEQPYVPFYGPLEPYNNVRATNNTTINRFQAYAQWSKRSTLGRSDVWYNAGIRAHNWSVSGDDIASSSQTIYSPRAQFTIKPDWKKDMLFRVATGMYYQPPFYRELRNANGVVQPKVKAQKSFHLVLGNDYSFKMWERPFKLTSEIYYKNLSDVNPYTLENVRIRYRANNSAKAYAYGLDMRLNGEFVPGTESWFSFGYLKTEENINNQGYISRPTDQRLKFAALFQDYVPNVPNMKMYLNLVYNTGLPGGSPSYADPYVYQNRLPDYKRADLGIQFVLVDAKKQFNRGWKKPFKELSFGFEIFNIFDVQNSITNTWVRDVDTKRQYAIPNYLTPRVFNVRTTMKF; encoded by the coding sequence TTGAAAGCAAAACTTTTACTGACCACCTGTTTACTTTTTTCAATAATAACCATTGGGTTTTCTCAAACAGCTACCATAAAAGGAATTATTCTGGACGAAAACAATCTACCGGTTGAAAACGTTAACATCAAAACAAATAAAGACAGCGGAACCAAAACCAATGAAAATGGTTTTTACACTATTGATATTCCTATAAACCAAGATGTAACATTACGGTTTACCCATATTTCGCACAAAAAAATAGAGAGCTCCTTTAATTTAAAAAACGGTGAAGTTTACGAATTTAACCCCGTAATGAGCAGCTCGGTTGAACAAATAGCAGCTGTTGTAGTTAGTGGTGACAGACGCAAAGAAGTTGAAGGCATTATTACTTTAAAGCCCGAAGCCATCAGGAAAATTCCGGGTGCCAACGCAGGCGTTGAAAATTTATTGATGACCTTACCCGGCGTAAGTAATAACAACGAGTTAAGTACACAATATTCGGTTCGCGGGGGCAATTACGACGAAAATCTAGTTTACGTAAACGGCATACAAGTTTACAGGCCTTTTTTGGTGCGTTCGGGCCAACAAGAAGGCTTAAGTTTTGTAAACACAAATTTGGTGCAAAATGTTGATTTTTCAGCCGGTGGATTTCAGGCTAAGTATGGCGACAAGCTTTCATCTGTTTTAGATATCACCTACAAAACCCCATATCAATTTGAAGCTAATGCCGATTTAAGTCTCTTGGGCGGTAGCCTTTCTGTTGAAAACATCAGTAAAGATTCAAAATTAACAGGTATCATAGGGCTCCGCTACCGCGACAACAGCCTTTTGGTTGATGCCAAAGAGACTAAAACCAACTTTCAACCTGTATTTGCTGATGCACAAGCATTTTTTACCTATAAATTTTCGAATAAATTCCATTTGAGTTTTTTAGGAAATGCTGCTCTCAATAAATACAACTACCAGCCGCAAACGCGCCAAACTAATTTTGGCACTTTGGCTGACCCTGTAGCGCTCGTGGTTTTTTATGAAGGACAAGAAAAAGACCGTTATCAAACGCTTTTTGGGGCCTTTAATGGCTCTTATTTTGTCAATGACGACTTAACATTAAAACTTACTGCTTCTACTTACCACACTACCGAAGAGGAATACTTCGATATTTTTGCCCAATATAGACTTGGAGAGGTAAACAATAATATAGGTGATGAAAACTTGGGCGAAGTAGAATTTAGTGAAGGTATTGGCAGTCAACTTACCCACGGAAGAAACGATCTTGACGCCCTGATAACGAACATTGAGCATAAAGGTGATCTTAAAATTGACAACAATCGTATTGAATGGTCGGTAAAATACACCAACGAAAATATACGCGACCGTTTGGTGGAATGGGAAGTTATCGATTCGGCAGGTTTTTCGTTAAGACCCCCAAAAACCTCGGTTAACGAGCAACCTTACGTACCGTTCTATGGTCCGTTAGAACCATACAATAACGTTAGGGCTACCAACAACACGACTATAAACCGTTTTCAGGCCTATGCACAATGGAGTAAGCGCAGCACCTTAGGCAGAAGCGATGTTTGGTACAATGCTGGGATTAGAGCCCATAATTGGTCGGTTAGCGGTGATGATATCGCATCGTCTTCACAAACCATATATAGTCCAAGAGCTCAATTCACCATAAAACCTGATTGGAAAAAGGATATGTTGTTTAGGGTTGCTACAGGTATGTACTACCAACCACCGTTTTATCGCGAATTGCGTAATGCTAATGGCGTTGTACAACCAAAAGTAAAAGCGCAAAAATCATTTCATTTAGTTTTAGGTAACGATTACAGTTTTAAAATGTGGGAACGACCTTTTAAATTAACCTCTGAAATTTATTATAAAAACCTCAGTGATGTCAACCCCTATACCCTTGAAAATGTTCGTATTCGTTACCGCGCTAACAACAGCGCTAAAGCTTATGCCTACGGATTGGATATGCGTTTAAATGGAGAATTTGTTCCTGGTACAGAGTCATGGTTTAGCTTTGGCTATCTAAAAACCGAAGAAAACATAAACAACCAAGGTTATATTTCACGCCCAACAGATCAGCGTTTAAAATTTGCTGCGTTGTTTCAAGATTACGTGCCTAATGTACCTAACATGAAAATGTATTTGAATTTGGTTTACAACACAGGTTTACCGGGTGGTTCGCCAAGTTATGCCGACCCTTATGTTTACCAAAACAGGCTCCCCGACTACAAGCGTGCTGATTTAGGAATACAATTTGTTTTGGTTGATGCCAAAAAGCAATTCAATAGAGGTTGGAAAAAGCCATTTAAGGAACTATCCTTCGGATTTGAAATATTCAACATCTTTGATGTGCAAAACTCTATTACAAATACCTGGGTTAGGGACGTCGACACCAAGCGTCAATATGCCATTCCAAACTATTTAACACCTCGTGTTTTTAACGTTAGAACGACTATGAAGTTTTAA
- a CDS encoding cell division protein ZapA, with amino-acid sequence MSEKLKIKLSIANRVYPLTIEARQEEGLRRAAKNIEAMIKQFEQSYSVRDKQDVLAMCALQFASQLEQKSIDKANVSEHVEEKLIALNDLLHSHLVS; translated from the coding sequence ATGTCAGAAAAGCTTAAAATAAAGCTATCTATAGCTAATAGAGTTTACCCTTTAACCATAGAGGCACGACAAGAGGAAGGGTTGCGCAGAGCGGCTAAGAATATAGAGGCAATGATTAAGCAATTTGAGCAAAGTTATTCTGTTCGAGATAAACAAGATGTGTTGGCCATGTGTGCCTTACAATTTGCATCTCAGTTAGAACAGAAGTCCATTGATAAAGCAAATGTAAGTGAGCATGTAGAAGAAAAACTTATTGCCCTTAACGATTTGTTGCATTCGCACTTGGTCTCTTAA
- the rny gene encoding ribonuclease Y, with translation MDNPIIFVVGGVILGLIIGFIIAKVLEKNNASKLVKEAKKTAGLILKEAKSEGESIKKDKILQAKEKFIELKSEHEKVIMSRNKKMDDAVKRTRDKESQVSSELSKTKKLNESLEGKISDYNHRLDVLDKKQEELDKLHKSQVQQLEVISSLSAEEAKEQLVESLKGEAKNDAMTYIQSTLEEAKLTAEQEAKKVIINTIQRIGTEEAVDNCVSVFNIESDDVKGRIIGREGRNIRAIEAATGVEIIVDDTPEAIILSCFDSVRREVARLSLHKLVTDGRIHPARIEEVVKKTKKQIEQEIIEVGKRTVIDLGIHNLNPELIKMVGRMKYRSSYGQNLLQHSREVAKLCGVMAAELGLNPKLAKRAGLLHDIGKVPDAEADMETPHAILGMQWAEKHGEKAEVCNAIGAHHDEVEMKSLLAPIVQVCDAISGARPGARRQVLDSYIQRLKDLEDIAFGFTGVKKAYAIQAGRELRVIVESEKVDDQKAADLSFNISQKVQTDMTYPGQVKVTVIRETRAVNIAK, from the coding sequence ATGGACAACCCAATTATATTTGTAGTAGGAGGTGTTATTTTAGGGCTAATAATAGGCTTTATCATAGCTAAAGTACTCGAGAAGAACAACGCTTCAAAACTTGTAAAGGAAGCAAAGAAAACAGCTGGCTTAATATTAAAAGAAGCTAAAAGCGAAGGCGAAAGCATAAAAAAAGATAAAATACTTCAGGCTAAAGAAAAATTTATAGAGCTCAAATCTGAGCATGAAAAAGTTATAATGTCGCGGAATAAAAAGATGGACGATGCCGTTAAGCGTACTCGCGATAAAGAGTCCCAAGTTTCCAGCGAACTTTCCAAAACGAAAAAATTAAACGAAAGTCTTGAGGGTAAAATAAGCGATTATAACCACAGGCTAGATGTACTTGATAAAAAGCAAGAAGAGCTTGATAAATTGCATAAAAGCCAAGTACAGCAGTTAGAGGTTATTTCAAGCCTTTCGGCAGAAGAGGCTAAAGAGCAGTTGGTGGAATCCTTGAAAGGGGAGGCTAAGAATGATGCCATGACATACATTCAAAGCACATTAGAAGAGGCAAAACTAACGGCTGAACAAGAAGCCAAAAAAGTGATTATAAATACCATTCAGCGTATCGGGACAGAAGAAGCTGTTGATAACTGCGTGTCTGTTTTTAATATTGAATCTGATGACGTAAAAGGTCGTATAATTGGTAGAGAAGGACGAAATATTCGTGCTATTGAAGCCGCAACAGGTGTAGAGATTATTGTAGACGATACCCCGGAAGCTATCATTTTATCTTGTTTTGATTCTGTTAGAAGAGAGGTAGCGCGATTGTCACTTCATAAATTAGTAACAGACGGAAGGATTCACCCTGCACGTATTGAAGAGGTTGTTAAAAAGACCAAAAAACAAATAGAACAGGAAATTATAGAAGTCGGTAAACGCACTGTTATCGATTTGGGGATCCATAATCTAAACCCTGAGTTAATTAAAATGGTAGGTAGAATGAAATACCGTTCTTCTTACGGACAAAACTTATTGCAACACTCGCGTGAAGTTGCTAAGCTTTGTGGTGTGATGGCAGCAGAACTTGGTTTAAACCCCAAGTTGGCAAAACGCGCCGGTTTATTGCATGATATAGGAAAAGTGCCAGATGCAGAGGCAGACATGGAAACGCCTCATGCTATTTTAGGTATGCAATGGGCAGAAAAGCATGGCGAAAAAGCAGAAGTTTGTAATGCTATTGGAGCGCACCACGACGAGGTAGAAATGAAATCATTGTTAGCACCAATTGTGCAAGTTTGTGATGCTATATCGGGAGCTAGACCTGGAGCTCGACGACAGGTTTTAGACAGCTATATCCAACGTTTAAAAGATTTAGAAGATATTGCCTTTGGATTTACGGGGGTTAAAAAAGCTTATGCTATTCAGGCGGGTAGAGAACTTAGGGTAATTGTTGAAAGTGAAAAGGTGGACGACCAAAAGGCGGCCGACTTGTCATTCAACATTTCTCAGAAAGTTCAAACCGATATGACTTACCCAGGACAGGTTAAAGTAACTGTAATAAGGGAAACTCGAGCGGTGAATATCGCTAAATAA
- a CDS encoding DUF2752 domain-containing protein — MEKYMLPCLNKKLLGIECLGCGLQRAVILVFQGEFVAAFKMYPAVYSLIVLFFCIGINIFFKFKHSNSVIGTLTIISIATIVVSYCIKLIN; from the coding sequence ATGGAAAAGTACATGCTTCCTTGTCTTAATAAAAAACTACTAGGTATTGAGTGTCTGGGCTGCGGTTTACAACGTGCTGTTATCTTAGTTTTTCAAGGTGAATTTGTAGCGGCTTTTAAAATGTATCCGGCCGTATATAGCCTTATCGTGCTTTTTTTCTGTATAGGTATAAATATTTTCTTTAAATTTAAACATTCCAATAGCGTTATTGGAACCCTTACCATAATATCAATAGCAACAATTGTGGTAAGTTATTGTATTAAACTAATCAATTAA
- a CDS encoding M23 family metallopeptidase, translating into MRFLPLLILFFSIASNAQNNYPQDYFGSPLEIPLILSGTFAELRSNHFHSGMDIKTQQRIGLRVKASASGFVSRIKISHYGYGKALYVTHPNGYTTVYAHLQKFSPDIERYIKKHQYEKETYEIEVFPNAQTLPITKDSLIGYSGNSGGSGGPHLHFEIRDKQERPMNPMLFGIDIKDTSFPIVKSLYAYPLDKNSFINKSQDKQRLRLTPLQNGDYIAENIEALGKIGFGIETIDRQDYAANSNGVYNIQTFINGSRCFELDFKRFSFSETRHLNQLIDYEHYSTNRERIQKLFKKNNPLSIIKPVINDGIVTVKDSTQSVYKIRVADFKNNESWVTIQVKGTKNSKPEVLKTPQTTPYFIKANQTTNLKQGGVNVDFYKNTFYDDFYMDFEVKNDTLKLHDDTVPCHKNFSIHFDVSKYNSEDIDKLYIARLVGYSKFPAYTNTKRKGNLLTASSRTLGLYILATDTVKPTIWPSNFKDGQWMSNYRYLKVKIDDEGSGISNYRATVNGKWILMEYDYKTKTLTHNFNDGVITDTKNNLKVIVTDNVGNNSTFEALFYRK; encoded by the coding sequence ATGCGCTTTTTACCTCTACTTATTCTATTTTTCTCGATAGCCTCCAATGCTCAAAATAATTACCCCCAAGATTATTTTGGAAGTCCGTTGGAAATTCCACTAATACTCTCCGGTACGTTTGCAGAATTACGTTCCAACCACTTTCATTCGGGCATGGACATAAAAACCCAGCAACGCATAGGGCTCAGAGTAAAAGCATCGGCGAGCGGATTTGTAAGTCGCATTAAAATATCACATTATGGTTACGGCAAAGCGCTCTATGTAACGCACCCCAATGGTTACACAACGGTTTATGCGCATTTACAAAAATTTTCGCCTGATATTGAACGTTACATTAAAAAACATCAATACGAAAAGGAAACTTATGAGATTGAAGTGTTTCCTAATGCCCAAACCCTACCCATTACCAAAGACAGCTTGATTGGATACAGTGGCAACTCTGGAGGTTCTGGCGGTCCACATTTACATTTTGAAATTCGTGACAAACAAGAACGCCCCATGAACCCTATGCTCTTCGGTATTGACATTAAAGACACCTCTTTCCCTATTGTGAAATCGCTTTACGCCTATCCTTTGGACAAAAATTCATTTATCAATAAATCGCAAGACAAACAAAGGTTGCGGTTAACCCCCTTGCAAAACGGCGATTATATTGCAGAAAACATTGAAGCTCTAGGAAAAATTGGCTTTGGCATTGAAACCATAGACCGCCAAGATTACGCAGCCAATTCCAATGGTGTTTACAACATCCAAACGTTTATTAATGGCAGTAGGTGTTTTGAGTTGGACTTTAAGCGCTTTTCGTTTAGTGAAACCAGACACCTTAATCAACTTATAGACTACGAACACTATTCAACAAACAGAGAGCGCATTCAAAAACTATTCAAAAAAAATAATCCGTTGAGTATCATAAAACCGGTTATTAATGATGGTATAGTCACTGTTAAAGACAGTACACAATCTGTATATAAAATAAGGGTCGCCGATTTTAAAAACAACGAATCTTGGGTTACCATTCAGGTAAAAGGCACAAAAAACAGTAAACCAGAAGTGTTAAAAACACCCCAAACCACACCTTATTTCATCAAAGCAAACCAAACCACCAACTTAAAACAAGGCGGCGTAAATGTTGATTTTTACAAAAACACGTTTTACGATGATTTTTACATGGATTTTGAAGTAAAGAATGATACGCTAAAGCTGCATGATGATACGGTGCCATGCCATAAGAATTTTTCAATACATTTTGATGTTAGCAAGTATAACTCTGAAGATATTGATAAGCTTTACATAGCCCGACTTGTTGGTTACAGTAAATTTCCTGCATACACGAACACCAAACGCAAAGGCAACCTTTTAACCGCGAGCAGCAGAACCTTGGGGCTTTATATCTTGGCGACCGATACAGTTAAGCCAACCATTTGGCCTTCTAATTTTAAAGATGGCCAATGGATGAGCAATTACCGCTACTTAAAGGTTAAAATAGATGACGAGGGTTCTGGTATTTCAAATTACAGAGCTACGGTAAACGGAAAATGGATTTTAATGGAGTACGACTACAAAACAAAAACCCTAACGCATAATTTTAATGATGGGGTGATTACCGACACTAAAAACAATTTAAAAGTGATTGTTACCGATAATGTTGGAAATAATTCTACTTTTGAAGCGTTATTTTATCGCAAATAA
- a CDS encoding cysteine desulfurase: protein MKQVYFDNAATTAMRREVVDKMAKAMLENYGNPSSSHGFGRSSKVLIEKTRKNIAAYFKVAASEIIFTSGGTEADNLVLKSAVKDLGVERIITSKIEHHAVLHTVQQLELDYNITVSYVNLTEKGDIDYGHLKALLETNEKTLVSLMHINNEIGNVLDLKQTADLCKEHKALFHTDAVQSVGHYQLDLNEIPVDFLAASAHKFHGPKGVGFAFIRKNTGLKPMIVGGEQERGLRAGTESVHNILGMDLALEMAYQNLEEERRMVSDLKQYFIDKIKTEIPATMFNGWSSNYEKSTYTIVNVCLPVSPKKAAMLLFQLDLKGVACSKGSACQSGSSQNSHVLSEILSTEDLQKPSIRFSFSIFNTKEEVDYVIEVLKAFID, encoded by the coding sequence ATGAAACAGGTGTATTTTGATAACGCAGCAACCACAGCCATGCGCCGTGAGGTGGTAGATAAAATGGCAAAAGCGATGCTTGAAAATTACGGAAACCCTTCATCTTCACATGGTTTTGGTAGGTCATCTAAAGTTTTAATAGAAAAAACACGTAAAAATATTGCTGCCTATTTTAAAGTGGCAGCGAGTGAAATTATTTTTACTTCTGGAGGTACTGAAGCTGATAATTTGGTGCTTAAAAGTGCTGTTAAAGATTTGGGAGTTGAGCGTATTATTACCTCTAAAATAGAGCACCACGCTGTTTTGCATACTGTGCAACAGTTGGAGTTGGATTATAACATAACGGTGAGTTATGTGAATCTTACCGAAAAAGGCGATATCGATTACGGGCACCTGAAAGCTTTGTTGGAAACAAATGAGAAAACATTAGTGAGTTTGATGCACATTAACAATGAAATCGGTAATGTTTTAGATTTAAAACAAACGGCCGATTTGTGTAAAGAACATAAGGCGTTATTTCATACCGATGCCGTACAATCTGTTGGGCATTATCAATTAGACTTGAATGAAATTCCAGTAGATTTTTTAGCCGCCTCTGCTCATAAATTCCATGGGCCAAAAGGTGTTGGCTTTGCTTTTATTAGAAAAAATACTGGCTTAAAACCCATGATTGTTGGTGGGGAGCAGGAGCGCGGTTTGCGTGCTGGTACCGAAAGTGTACACAATATTTTAGGTATGGATTTAGCTTTGGAAATGGCGTATCAAAATCTAGAAGAGGAAAGACGGATGGTGAGTGATTTAAAACAATATTTTATTGATAAAATCAAGACTGAAATTCCAGCTACGATGTTTAACGGGTGGTCTTCAAATTACGAAAAAAGTACTTATACAATTGTTAATGTTTGTTTGCCTGTTTCTCCCAAAAAGGCAGCCATGCTATTATTTCAACTCGATTTAAAGGGTGTTGCCTGTTCTAAGGGTAGTGCTTGCCAAAGTGGGAGTTCGCAAAACTCACATGTTCTATCCGAAATTTTAAGCACTGAAGATTTGCAGAAACCTTCTATTCGTTTTTCATTCAGTATTTTTAACACCAAAGAAGAAGTTGATTACGTGATTGAAGTTTTAAAAGCTTTTATAGATTAG